The following are encoded together in the Lactuca sativa cultivar Salinas chromosome 1, Lsat_Salinas_v11, whole genome shotgun sequence genome:
- the LOC111894704 gene encoding serine/threonine-protein kinase-like protein At3g51990, producing MGYLSCNAESAISTCDSYNLSRKKSFSNPHNHQFKIRDFCFADLEAATKGFSHTNFLGKGSHGSVYRAILDGGALIAAVKRTTTHHSPDKTSVRGIQCTATIATPAENEIETLSRVRSPRLVNLLGFGSDPVDGRKLIVVEYMPNGSLYDLLHKNDAKTPGLARRVRIALQVAKAVHHLHTSNPPVIHRDIKSSNVLFDGKWNARLGDFGLALRGNVEDVKVRCTPPAGTLGYLDPCYLAPGDLSAKSDVFSFGILLLEIFSGRNAIDLKYSPPSVVDWAAPLIRSGEYGEIFDPNIEISSDESAVRQLAVLAARCVKSTAEKRPAMAEVLQCLVTASKRITSLKWNNLGLARPRVRRTSPPSIKYEPLIESPKTVKASRASASASASRRRTKKGASSVPLKLKNKSNDIDETDSSHVSRSKSIGSFHDITSLPSDSSLGRKKGGPGLSVTMNRSKSTGELTGLVCKRNCGIVLQMIRNPNIRELESSKLLVKFSKF from the coding sequence ATGGGTTACCTCTCTTGTAATGCCGAATCCGCCATTTCCACCTGCGATTCTTACAATTTGTCCAGGAAGAAATCCTTTTCCAATCCACATAATCACCAGTTTAAGATTAGGGATTTCTGTTTTGCAGATCTCGAAGCGGCTACCAAGGGATTCTCACACACCAATTTCCTTGGGAAAGGAAGCCATGGCTCTGTGTATAGAGCCATCCTTGACGGTGGTGCTTTGATTGCCGCCGTTAAACGAACCACCACTCACCACTCGCCGGATAAAACCAGTGTTCGGGGAATACAATGTACTGCAACTATCGCCACTCCAGCGGAGAACGAGATCGAGACGCTGTCTCGCGTTCGGAGCCCTAGATTAGTGAATTTGTTAGGGTTTGGGTCGGATCCTGTTGACGGAAGGAAGCTGATTGTTGTGGAGTACATGCCCAACGGTTCGCTATACGATTTGTTACACAAGAACGACGCCAAAACGCCCGGGTTAGCCAGGCGAGTGAGGATAGCACTTCAGGTCGCAAAGGCGGTTCACCATTTGCATACATCCAATCCGCCGGTGATTCACCGGGATATAAAATCGTCCAACGTTTTGTTCGACGGAAAATGGAACGCCCGGCTCGGCGATTTCGGTTTGGCTCTGAGAGGAAACGTTGAGGACGTGAAGGTCCGATGCACACCGCCGGCGGGGACGTTAGGTTACCTTGACCCGTGCTATCTTGCGCCGGGCGATCTGAGTGCGAAAAGCGATGTCTTCAGTTTTGGTATTCTTTTACTCGAGATATTCTCCGGCCGAAACGCGATTGACCTAAAGTACAGTCCGCCGTCGGTGGTGGATTGGGCAGCGCCGCTCATAAGATCGGGTGAATACGGCGAGATATTTGATCCGAACATTGAGATATCATCCGATGAGTCCGCCGTGAGGCAGCTGGCGGTGTTGGCGGCGAGGTGTGTGAAATCAACCGCGGAGAAACGGCCGGCGATGGCGGAGGTTTTGCAGTGTTTGGTAACCGCAAGTAAGCGAATAACATCGCTAAAATGGAACAATCTCGGCCTCGCACGGCCGCGCGTGAGGAGAACGTCTCCGCCGTCTATTAAATACGAACCATTGATTGAGAGTCCCAAGACAGTCAAAGCATCGAGAGCTTCGGCTTCGGCTTCGGCATCCAGGAGAAGAACCAAGAAAGGTGCTTCAAGCGTGccattaaaattaaaaaacaaatccAACGACATTGATGAAACCGATTCAAGTCACGTGTCAAGATCTAAATCAATAGGGTCATTTCACGATATTACATCTCTACCGTCGGATTCGAGTTTGGGGAGGAAAAAGGGAGGGCCAGGATTGAGTGTAACAATgaacaggtcaaagtcaacagggGAATTGACAGGATTGGTTTGCAAAAGAAATTGTGGAATTGTGTTGCAAATGATTAGGAATCCAAATATTAGAGAACTAGAATCTTCAAAATTACTTGTCAAATTCagcaaattttaa